One Paralichthys olivaceus isolate ysfri-2021 chromosome 21, ASM2471397v2, whole genome shotgun sequence genomic window carries:
- the LOC109626785 gene encoding heparan sulfate glucosamine 3-O-sulfotransferase 2-like — MACVLLLSRLLPFSHRLTRTSICLLSLFLSYLCYCALFPVGTIMHRSGDAPPSCQLVPADGAKRRLQKTSLSCVLQLEARPSSAEVQPREKKPEQRASSSSSHLLTVRSDTPSPLMGNSKFGNKKLPNAIIVGVKKGGTRAVLEFIRIHPDVRAAGTETHFFDRNYDRGLEWYRGLMPRTLESQITMEKTPSYFVTKETPRRISAMSQSTKLIVVVRDPVTRAISDYTQTLSKTPDLPTFQDLAFRNQCLGIVDTSWNAIRIGLYALHLENWLRYFPLAQIHFVSGERLITDPAGELARVQDFLGLKRIVTDKHFYFNRTKGFPCLKKPESSGSPRCLGKSKGRTHVQIDRDAIEQLRDFYRPYNVKFYEMVGHDFKWE, encoded by the exons ATGGCATGCGTGCTCCTCCTCAGTCGACTTCTCCCCTTCTCGCACCGGCTCACGAGAACCTCCATCTGCCTGCTCTCCCTGTTCCTGTCGTACCTGTGCTACTGCGCACTCTTCCCGGTCGGCACCATCATGCACAGGTCAGGTGATGCGCCGCCGAGCTGTCAACTCGTCCCGGCCGATGGAGCCAAAAGGCGGCTCCAGAAAACCTCCCTCTCCTGCGTCTTGCAGTTGGAGGCGAGACCGAGCAGCGCCGAGGTGCAGCCCCGGGAGAAGAAACCCGAGCAGCGCgcttcatcctcctccagccACCTCCTCACCGTCAGGAGCGACACTCCCAGTCCTCTGATGGGGAATTCAAAGTTTGGGAATAAAAAGTTGCCGAACGCCATCATTGTTGGTGTGAAAAAGGGAGGGACGAGAGCCGTGCTGGAGTTCATCAGGATCCATCCAGATGTGCGAGCAGCTGGCACAGAGACGCACTTCTTCGACAGGAACTACGACAGAGGCCTGGAGTGGTACAG AGGTTTAATGCCAAGGACTCTTGAAAGCCAAATCACAATGGAGAAGACGCCGAGCTACTTTGTGACTAAAGAAACACCACGCCGGATCTCTGCCATGTCCCAGAGTACCAAACTCATCGTGGTGGTGAGGGACCCCGTCACTCGTGCAATATCCGATTACACTCAGACGTTATCCAAAACCCCCGACCTGCCGACCTTCCAGGATCTGGCCTTCAGGAACCAGTGCCTGGGCATAGTAGACACGTCCTGGAATGCCATCCGCATCGGCCTGTACGCTCTGCACCTTGAAAACTGGCTCCGCTACTTCCCTCTGGCTCAGATCCACTTTGTGAGTGGGGAGCGTCTTATCACAGACCCGGCAGGGGAGCTGGCTCGGGTGCAAGACTTCCTCGGGTTAAAGCGCATAGTCACGGACAAACACTTCTATTTCAACCGCACCAAGGGTTTCCCCTGCCTTAAGAAGCCTGAGAGCAGCGGCTCGCCGCGCTGCCTGGGCAAGTCCAAGGGCAGGACTCATGTACAGATAGACAGAGATGCTATTGAGCAACTGCGAGACTTCTATAGACCTTATAATGTCAAGTTTTATGAAATGGTGGGTCATGATTTTAAGTGGGAGTaa
- the LOC109626641 gene encoding ubiquitin carboxyl-terminal hydrolase 31-like isoform X1, translated as MSKVVTNKEKKSFSKKLFRRSSVRSVGSFMNRVLRTLSTLSHFSTDEQAAEDEKDDATLLPSTTGGSLPSDDSDCGGFPFGDKVPGVAGLKNHGNTCFMNAILQCLSNTELFAEYLALEQFKGAETSSNSGEKAKSNGVLVLRRAGQQQHESGEVTEQLSGLVRALWTFEYTPQHSRDFKNVVSKSALQFRGNSQHDAQEFLLWLLDRVHEDLNHIVHPDIRPPRKPPVEEENPPEGSPLPAPGSFVQELFQAQYRSSLTCPHCQKQSNTFDPFLCISLPIPVPHTRPLYVTVVYQGKCSHCMRVGVAVPLSGTVSRLRQAVAQETKIPAQQIALTEMYFDGFHRSFCDDDDDLEIIQESDSIFAFETPELFRPEQIRSKRSGSPHANLNQNNLKYSTDNNRIPTQIQEPTTPPASPNKNSGQAEKIVLLVCNRACAGQQGRRFGNPFILYLERTVTWDVLQKEILEKMRHILRPGAFVQVGPFTLRVVGVVGITYLLPQEEQPLCHPSVERAYKSSGPGGPPHVKIVVEWDKETKDYLFKRTEDEYIPDAESVRQVKEQHLQPQTCSLAQCFQLYTKEEQLAPDDAWRCPHCKQLQQGSIKLSLWTLPDILILHLKRFRQDADRRMKMQNMVKFPLTGMDMAPHMVKRSQSSWSLPSHWSPWRRPYGMGRDPEDYLYDLYAVCNHHGTMQGGHYTAHCKNSIDGQWYCFDDSDVHPMSEDEVCKQTAYILFYQRRATIPSWSANSSVGGSTSSSLCEHWISRLMGSRPPSQASSGSSRRTSLASLSESAEFAAERSEDDAGLSSRPAVRGMQRQTFSSRSSIASPLVLSENGTKPSWSHSAKLQLRSNSPSRFSLESHSSSPTLERIGEVVDNQLATPCFTGSPKPDRLSGCKLALAASDSNPGSKRLIEQLHSKAVAQAEQRSSIQAGDNNNIVTPAEQVSPRHGAAAKEQKQRNGAADSTGVKRTSAKTGLESERSPKKRPTTSSTSSSSLSPASPAIDKSPSRTQTKGAASASNPKDKCDGPPKTSKAGSSKTATPSKKGSPQTSEALHPDSAQQRKSGPPGAQISHPQRKASPRGGGEKSSASGRTRAAERSASRDSSGANVVSERKVSQGGPPSRSSAASRAEGRPGRASENREVARNSSSSSSVTSLRSSSVGVSSSSAAPPSRGPRRNSKTEDKGLSFFKTALRPKETRKSADGGKSGTGEAKGSPEDSAGDAAKEGSQKSASRKTQNGASEAQTNVTTAKDKESSKASAAAKHSLLASTKSKLSGVETTTQSSANAKDLSKKEPAKKTMQSRKIPINSTQSSQRSK; from the exons ATGTCGAAAGTTGTGACCAACAAGGAGAAGAAATCCTTCAGCAAGAAGCTGTTCCGGAGGAGCTCGGTGCGCTCCGTGGGCAGCTTCATGAACAGAGTCCTCCGGACCCTGTCCACTCTGTCCCACTTCAGCACCGACGAGCAGGCCGCCGAGGACGAGAAGGACGACGCGACCCTCCTCCCGAGCACCACCGGGGGGTCGCTGCCGTCCGACGACAGCGACTGCGGGGGATTCCCCTTCGGTGACAAGGTGCCAGGGGTGGCCGGGCTCAAGAACCACGGCAACACCTGCTTCATGAACGCGATCCTCCAGTGCCTGAGCAACACGGAGCTGTTCGCAGAGTACCTGGCGCTGGAGCAGTTCAAAGGTGCGGAGACGAGCAGCAACAGCGGCGAGAAGGCCAAGTCCAACGGGGTGCTGGTGCTGAGGAGGGCCGGCCAGCAGCAGCACGAGTCCGGGGAGGTGACGGAGCAGCTGTCCGGCTTGGTGCGGGCGCTCTGGACCTTTGAGTACACACCTCAGCACAGCAGAGACTTCAAG AATGTTGTGTCCAAGAGTGCCCTTCAGTTCAGAGGTAACTCCCAGCACGACGCCCAGGAATTCCTCCTTTGGTTGCTGGACAGAGTTCACGAAGACCTCAACCATATAGTCCACCCTGACATCAGACCTCCCCGGAAG CCtccagtagaagaagaaaatcccCCTGAAGGATCTCCACTACCAGCACCTGGCTCTTTTGTACAGGAGTTGTTTCAGGCACAATACAG GTCGTCCCTGACCTGCCCTCACTGCCAGAAACAGAGCAACACCTTCGATCCTTTCCTCTGCATCTCACTGCCAATCCCGGTACCTCACACACG GCCGCTGTATGTGACAGTGGTGTACCAAGGAAAGTGCTCCCACTGTATGAGAGTTGGGGTGGCGGTGCCGCTCTCCGGTACCGTGTCCAGGCTGAGACAAGCTGTGGCCCAAGAGACCAAAATCCCAGCGCAACAG ATCGCCCTcactgaaatgtactttgacggCTTTCATCGCTCCTTCTGTGATGACGACGACGACCTCGAGATCATTCAGGAGAGCGACTCCATCTTTGCCTTTGAGACACCTGAGCTGTTCAGACCGGAGCAGATCCGTTCCAAGCGAAGCG ggAGTCCACATGCAAATCTCAACCAGAACAACTTGAAGTACAGCACAGACAACAACAGGATTCCCACGCAAATACAAGAGCCGACGACACCACCGGCGAGTCCTAATAAGAACAGCGGGCAGGCTGAGAAGATCGTCCTGCTGGTGTGTAATAGAGCCTGCGCTGGACAGCAAGGACGCAG GTTTGGTAATCCATTCATTCTGTATTTGGAGCGAACAGTGACCTGGGACGTTCTTCAGAAAGAGATCCTGGAGAAGATGCGTCACATTTTGCGCCCTGGAGCCTTTGTGCAG GTAGGGCCCTTCACGTTACGTGTGGTGGGCGTGGTTGGAATCACGTATCTCTTGCCTCAGGAGGAACAGCCACTCTGCCATCCCTCTGTGGAGAG GGCGTACAAGTCCAGCGGTCCTGGAGGACCACCTCATGTCAAAATTGTGGTTGAATGGGACAAGGAGACAAAAGACTA TCTCTTCAAAAGAACTGAGGACGAATACATCCCAGATGCTGAAAGTGTGCGTCAGGTGAAAGAGCAGCACCTGCAGCCTCAGACGTGCTCGCTCGCCCAGTGCTTTCAACTCTACACCAAAGAGGAACAG CTGGCTCCGGATGACGCATGGCGTTGTCCACACTGTAAGCAGCTTCAGCAGGGCAGCATCAAGCTCAGTCTTTGGACCCTGCCAGACATCCTCATACTCCACCTGAAGCGCTTCAGACAG GATGCAGATCGACGGATGAAGATGCAGAACATGGTGAAGTTCCCGCTCACCGGTATGGACATGGCACCGCACATGGTAAAGAGGAGCCAGAGCAGCTGGAGTCTCCCCTCCCACTGGTCACCATGGAGACGGCCCTATGGGATGGGCCGTGATCCGGAGGACTACCTCTATGACCTGTACGCGGTGTGTAACCACCACGGAACCATGCAGGGAGGTCATTACACAG CCCACTGTAAGAACTCCATTGACGGACAGTGGTACTGCTTTGATGATAGTGATGTTCATCCTATGTCTGAAGATGAGGTCTGCAAGCAGACTGCTTACATCTTGTTTTATCAAAGACGAGCCACTATTCCATCCTGGTCTGCCAACAGCTCTGTGGGAG GTTCCACCAGTTCTTCTTTGTGTGAGCACTGGATTAGTCGGCTGATGGGCAGCCGTCCACCCAGCCAAGCCTCATCTGGTTCCTCCAGACGTACCTCATTGGCCTCCCTCTCTGAGTCCGCTGAGTTTGCTGCTGAACGGAGCGAGGACGATG CAGGCCTATCGAGCCGCCCAGCGGTGAGAGGCATGCAAAGACAAACCTTCTCCTCGAGATCTTCCATCGCCAGTCCTTTGGTTCTCAGTGAAAATGGCACTAAACCATCCTGGTCCCACTCTGCTAAGCTCCAGCTCCGTTCCAACTCTCCCTCTCGCTTCTCCCTGGAATCCCACTCTTCCTCCCCGACTCTGGAGAGAATAGGAGAGGTTGTTGATAACCAGCTGGCAACCCCCTGCTTCACTGGGTCGCCTAAGCCAGACAGACTGTCAGGGTGTAAGTTGGCCCTTGCAGCTTCGGATAGTAATCCTGGCAGTAAAAGGCTGATAGAGCAGCTTCACTCCAAGGCTGTGGCGCAAGCGGAGCAAAGGAGCTCTATCCAGGCTGGGGATAACAACAACATAGTCACTCCTGCTGAGCAAGTTAGTCCTCGACATGGGGCAGCTGCTaaagagcagaaacaaagaaacgGGGCTGCAGATAGCACAGGTGTTAAAAGGACCTCAGCAAAGACTGGGTTAGAGAGTGAAAGGAGTCCCAAGAAGCGTCCTACCACCTCCTCAACTTCGtccagctccctctctcctgcgTCCCCAGCCATTGACAAGTCACCGTCTCGAACACAGACAAAGggtgcagcatcagcatcaaACCCCAAGGACAAGTGTGATGGACCTCCTAAAACTAGCAAGGCTGGTTCCTCGAAAACAGCAACGCCTTCCAAAAAAGGGTCCCCTCAAACCTCAGAGGCATTACATCCAGACTCTGCCCAACAGAGGAAGAGTGGTCCTCCAGGAGCACAAATCTCACATCCTCAGAGAAAGGCATCACCTAGAGGTGGAGGCGAGAAAAGCTCAGCCTCTGGAAGGACTAGAGCAGCAGAAAGGAGTGCAAGCCGTGATTCCTCAGGGGCCAATGTGGTTTCGGAGAGAAAGGTCAGCCAGGGAGGACCTCCCTCCAGGTCAAGTGCTGCTAGTAGAGCAGAGGGCAGGCCGGGTCGGGCTTCGGAGAACAGGGAGGTGGCCCGTAACTCTAGCAGTAGCTCCTCCGTGACTAGTCTCCGATCTTCGAGCGTTGGCGTCTCGTCTTCGAGTGCAGCACCACCATCAAGGGGACCTCGTAGGAACAGTAAGACGGAGGACAAAGGTTTGTCCTTCTTCAAAACTGCTCTGAGGCCCAAAGAGACCCGTAAGTCAGCTGATGGTGGAAAATCAGGGACGGGGGAAGCTAAAGGAAGTCCAGAGGATAGTGCTGGGGATGCAGCTAAAGAAGGAAGCCAGAAATCAGCAAGCAGGAAAACCCAGAATGGGGCTTCAGAAGCCCAGACTAACGTGACCACAGCCAAAGACAAAGAATCCTCGAAGGCATCTGCTGCAGCCAAGCATTCACTGCTGGCCTCCACAAAGTCCAAGCTTTCTGGAGTGGAAACGACAACCCAGTCCTCCGCCAATGCAAAGGACCTTTCAAAGAAGGAGCCTGCTAAAAAGACAATGCAGTCCAGGAAGATCCCCATCAACTCTACACAATCCAGCCAGAGGTCCAAGTGA
- the LOC109626641 gene encoding ubiquitin carboxyl-terminal hydrolase 31-like isoform X2 yields the protein MSKVVTNKEKKSFSKKLFRRSSVRSVGSFMNRVLRTLSTLSHFSTDEQAAEDEKDDATLLPSTTGGSLPSDDSDCGGFPFGDKVPGVAGLKNHGNTCFMNAILQCLSNTELFAEYLALEQFKGAETSSNSGEKAKSNGVLVLRRAGQQQHESGEVTEQLSGLVRALWTFEYTPQHSRDFKNVVSKSALQFRGNSQHDAQEFLLWLLDRVHEDLNHIVHPDIRPPRKPPVEEENPPEGSPLPAPGSFVQELFQAQYRSSLTCPHCQKQSNTFDPFLCISLPIPVPHTRPLYVTVVYQGKCSHCMRVGVAVPLSGTVSRLRQAVAQETKIPAQQIALTEMYFDGFHRSFCDDDDDLEIIQESDSIFAFETPELFRPEQIRSKRSGSPHANLNQNNLKYSTDNNRIPTQIQEPTTPPASPNKNSGQAEKIVLLVCNRACAGQQGRRFGNPFILYLERTVTWDVLQKEILEKMRHILRPGAFVQVGPFTLRVVGVVGITYLLPQEEQPLCHPSVERAYKSSGPGGPPHVKIVVEWDKETKDYLFKRTEDEYIPDAESVRQVKEQHLQPQTCSLAQCFQLYTKEEQLAPDDAWRCPHCKQLQQGSIKLSLWTLPDILILHLKRFRQDADRRMKMQNMVKFPLTGMDMAPHMVKRSQSSWSLPSHWSPWRRPYGMGRDPEDYLYDLYAVCNHHGTMQGGHYTAHCKNSIDGQWYCFDDSDVHPMSEDEVCKQTAYILFYQRRATIPSWSANSSVGGSTSSSLCEHWISRLMGSRPPSQASSGSSRRTSLASLSESAEFAAERSEDDGLSSRPAVRGMQRQTFSSRSSIASPLVLSENGTKPSWSHSAKLQLRSNSPSRFSLESHSSSPTLERIGEVVDNQLATPCFTGSPKPDRLSGCKLALAASDSNPGSKRLIEQLHSKAVAQAEQRSSIQAGDNNNIVTPAEQVSPRHGAAAKEQKQRNGAADSTGVKRTSAKTGLESERSPKKRPTTSSTSSSSLSPASPAIDKSPSRTQTKGAASASNPKDKCDGPPKTSKAGSSKTATPSKKGSPQTSEALHPDSAQQRKSGPPGAQISHPQRKASPRGGGEKSSASGRTRAAERSASRDSSGANVVSERKVSQGGPPSRSSAASRAEGRPGRASENREVARNSSSSSSVTSLRSSSVGVSSSSAAPPSRGPRRNSKTEDKGLSFFKTALRPKETRKSADGGKSGTGEAKGSPEDSAGDAAKEGSQKSASRKTQNGASEAQTNVTTAKDKESSKASAAAKHSLLASTKSKLSGVETTTQSSANAKDLSKKEPAKKTMQSRKIPINSTQSSQRSK from the exons ATGTCGAAAGTTGTGACCAACAAGGAGAAGAAATCCTTCAGCAAGAAGCTGTTCCGGAGGAGCTCGGTGCGCTCCGTGGGCAGCTTCATGAACAGAGTCCTCCGGACCCTGTCCACTCTGTCCCACTTCAGCACCGACGAGCAGGCCGCCGAGGACGAGAAGGACGACGCGACCCTCCTCCCGAGCACCACCGGGGGGTCGCTGCCGTCCGACGACAGCGACTGCGGGGGATTCCCCTTCGGTGACAAGGTGCCAGGGGTGGCCGGGCTCAAGAACCACGGCAACACCTGCTTCATGAACGCGATCCTCCAGTGCCTGAGCAACACGGAGCTGTTCGCAGAGTACCTGGCGCTGGAGCAGTTCAAAGGTGCGGAGACGAGCAGCAACAGCGGCGAGAAGGCCAAGTCCAACGGGGTGCTGGTGCTGAGGAGGGCCGGCCAGCAGCAGCACGAGTCCGGGGAGGTGACGGAGCAGCTGTCCGGCTTGGTGCGGGCGCTCTGGACCTTTGAGTACACACCTCAGCACAGCAGAGACTTCAAG AATGTTGTGTCCAAGAGTGCCCTTCAGTTCAGAGGTAACTCCCAGCACGACGCCCAGGAATTCCTCCTTTGGTTGCTGGACAGAGTTCACGAAGACCTCAACCATATAGTCCACCCTGACATCAGACCTCCCCGGAAG CCtccagtagaagaagaaaatcccCCTGAAGGATCTCCACTACCAGCACCTGGCTCTTTTGTACAGGAGTTGTTTCAGGCACAATACAG GTCGTCCCTGACCTGCCCTCACTGCCAGAAACAGAGCAACACCTTCGATCCTTTCCTCTGCATCTCACTGCCAATCCCGGTACCTCACACACG GCCGCTGTATGTGACAGTGGTGTACCAAGGAAAGTGCTCCCACTGTATGAGAGTTGGGGTGGCGGTGCCGCTCTCCGGTACCGTGTCCAGGCTGAGACAAGCTGTGGCCCAAGAGACCAAAATCCCAGCGCAACAG ATCGCCCTcactgaaatgtactttgacggCTTTCATCGCTCCTTCTGTGATGACGACGACGACCTCGAGATCATTCAGGAGAGCGACTCCATCTTTGCCTTTGAGACACCTGAGCTGTTCAGACCGGAGCAGATCCGTTCCAAGCGAAGCG ggAGTCCACATGCAAATCTCAACCAGAACAACTTGAAGTACAGCACAGACAACAACAGGATTCCCACGCAAATACAAGAGCCGACGACACCACCGGCGAGTCCTAATAAGAACAGCGGGCAGGCTGAGAAGATCGTCCTGCTGGTGTGTAATAGAGCCTGCGCTGGACAGCAAGGACGCAG GTTTGGTAATCCATTCATTCTGTATTTGGAGCGAACAGTGACCTGGGACGTTCTTCAGAAAGAGATCCTGGAGAAGATGCGTCACATTTTGCGCCCTGGAGCCTTTGTGCAG GTAGGGCCCTTCACGTTACGTGTGGTGGGCGTGGTTGGAATCACGTATCTCTTGCCTCAGGAGGAACAGCCACTCTGCCATCCCTCTGTGGAGAG GGCGTACAAGTCCAGCGGTCCTGGAGGACCACCTCATGTCAAAATTGTGGTTGAATGGGACAAGGAGACAAAAGACTA TCTCTTCAAAAGAACTGAGGACGAATACATCCCAGATGCTGAAAGTGTGCGTCAGGTGAAAGAGCAGCACCTGCAGCCTCAGACGTGCTCGCTCGCCCAGTGCTTTCAACTCTACACCAAAGAGGAACAG CTGGCTCCGGATGACGCATGGCGTTGTCCACACTGTAAGCAGCTTCAGCAGGGCAGCATCAAGCTCAGTCTTTGGACCCTGCCAGACATCCTCATACTCCACCTGAAGCGCTTCAGACAG GATGCAGATCGACGGATGAAGATGCAGAACATGGTGAAGTTCCCGCTCACCGGTATGGACATGGCACCGCACATGGTAAAGAGGAGCCAGAGCAGCTGGAGTCTCCCCTCCCACTGGTCACCATGGAGACGGCCCTATGGGATGGGCCGTGATCCGGAGGACTACCTCTATGACCTGTACGCGGTGTGTAACCACCACGGAACCATGCAGGGAGGTCATTACACAG CCCACTGTAAGAACTCCATTGACGGACAGTGGTACTGCTTTGATGATAGTGATGTTCATCCTATGTCTGAAGATGAGGTCTGCAAGCAGACTGCTTACATCTTGTTTTATCAAAGACGAGCCACTATTCCATCCTGGTCTGCCAACAGCTCTGTGGGAG GTTCCACCAGTTCTTCTTTGTGTGAGCACTGGATTAGTCGGCTGATGGGCAGCCGTCCACCCAGCCAAGCCTCATCTGGTTCCTCCAGACGTACCTCATTGGCCTCCCTCTCTGAGTCCGCTGAGTTTGCTGCTGAACGGAGCGAGGACGATG GCCTATCGAGCCGCCCAGCGGTGAGAGGCATGCAAAGACAAACCTTCTCCTCGAGATCTTCCATCGCCAGTCCTTTGGTTCTCAGTGAAAATGGCACTAAACCATCCTGGTCCCACTCTGCTAAGCTCCAGCTCCGTTCCAACTCTCCCTCTCGCTTCTCCCTGGAATCCCACTCTTCCTCCCCGACTCTGGAGAGAATAGGAGAGGTTGTTGATAACCAGCTGGCAACCCCCTGCTTCACTGGGTCGCCTAAGCCAGACAGACTGTCAGGGTGTAAGTTGGCCCTTGCAGCTTCGGATAGTAATCCTGGCAGTAAAAGGCTGATAGAGCAGCTTCACTCCAAGGCTGTGGCGCAAGCGGAGCAAAGGAGCTCTATCCAGGCTGGGGATAACAACAACATAGTCACTCCTGCTGAGCAAGTTAGTCCTCGACATGGGGCAGCTGCTaaagagcagaaacaaagaaacgGGGCTGCAGATAGCACAGGTGTTAAAAGGACCTCAGCAAAGACTGGGTTAGAGAGTGAAAGGAGTCCCAAGAAGCGTCCTACCACCTCCTCAACTTCGtccagctccctctctcctgcgTCCCCAGCCATTGACAAGTCACCGTCTCGAACACAGACAAAGggtgcagcatcagcatcaaACCCCAAGGACAAGTGTGATGGACCTCCTAAAACTAGCAAGGCTGGTTCCTCGAAAACAGCAACGCCTTCCAAAAAAGGGTCCCCTCAAACCTCAGAGGCATTACATCCAGACTCTGCCCAACAGAGGAAGAGTGGTCCTCCAGGAGCACAAATCTCACATCCTCAGAGAAAGGCATCACCTAGAGGTGGAGGCGAGAAAAGCTCAGCCTCTGGAAGGACTAGAGCAGCAGAAAGGAGTGCAAGCCGTGATTCCTCAGGGGCCAATGTGGTTTCGGAGAGAAAGGTCAGCCAGGGAGGACCTCCCTCCAGGTCAAGTGCTGCTAGTAGAGCAGAGGGCAGGCCGGGTCGGGCTTCGGAGAACAGGGAGGTGGCCCGTAACTCTAGCAGTAGCTCCTCCGTGACTAGTCTCCGATCTTCGAGCGTTGGCGTCTCGTCTTCGAGTGCAGCACCACCATCAAGGGGACCTCGTAGGAACAGTAAGACGGAGGACAAAGGTTTGTCCTTCTTCAAAACTGCTCTGAGGCCCAAAGAGACCCGTAAGTCAGCTGATGGTGGAAAATCAGGGACGGGGGAAGCTAAAGGAAGTCCAGAGGATAGTGCTGGGGATGCAGCTAAAGAAGGAAGCCAGAAATCAGCAAGCAGGAAAACCCAGAATGGGGCTTCAGAAGCCCAGACTAACGTGACCACAGCCAAAGACAAAGAATCCTCGAAGGCATCTGCTGCAGCCAAGCATTCACTGCTGGCCTCCACAAAGTCCAAGCTTTCTGGAGTGGAAACGACAACCCAGTCCTCCGCCAATGCAAAGGACCTTTCAAAGAAGGAGCCTGCTAAAAAGACAATGCAGTCCAGGAAGATCCCCATCAACTCTACACAATCCAGCCAGAGGTCCAAGTGA